GCAGGCACTTCTTCGAGTCCGATCTCAAACAGAAAATCCGCCATACACCTCATCCAATCTCAAAAACCGTAAGCCTGTTAGCCGACCAGCTCCATCGGAGCCGGGCTTACCAGCGCACCCTGCGCCGCGTAGACCTTCGCCACTCCAACGATCAGCGCCCGAATCCGCGCCATCACGCCCACGCGCTCGGTCACCGAGATCGCGCCGCGCGCATCGAGCAGGTTGAAGAGCTGCGAGCACTTGAGCGCCAGCTCATACGCGCCCAGCGTGGGGAAGCGCTTCAACGTCAGCGCGTCCATCTCCTCGAACCCCTTGGCCCGTTCGAGCAACCCCAGGCACTCGGCCTCGTACAGCTCAAAGTGCTTCCACAGCGAGCTGACATCGGCGTAGTCGAACCCGAAGGCGGAGAACTGCTCCTCCTCGGCCAGACGCATCTCGCCGTAGGTCACCTCACGGCCAGTGTCCGGCTCGACGGCCCACACGATGTCGTAGATCGAGTCCACATCCTGCAAGAAGCCCGCGATGCGCTCGAGGCCGTAGGTAATCTCGCCCGAGATCGGGTCGAGGTCCATGCCGCCGCACTGCTGGAAGTAGGTGAACTGCGTGATCTCGAGTCCGTCGAGCATCACCTGCCAGCCGACGCCCCAGGCGCCGCCAACGGGCCACTCCCAATTGTCCTCTTCGAACTTGATGTCGTGCTCTTTGAGGTCGATCCCGATGGCCTCGAGCGACTCGAGGTACATCTCCTGGATACGCACCGGTGGCGGCTTCAGGATGACCTGAAACTGGGTGTGGCGGAAGAGCCGGTTGGGGTTCTCGCCATAGCGCCCGTCGGCCGGGCGGCGCGAGGGCTGCGCATAGGCGATGCGGACCGGCTTCGGCCCGAGCACGCGCAGGAACGTGTCCGGCGACATGGTGCCGGCCCCGACCTCGACGTCATACGGCTGCTGCAAAACACATCCGCGCTCGGCCCAGAACCGCTGCAGGGTAAACAACAGTTCCTGAAAAGTGAGCGCCTTCTTTCCTGCCTTGGAGACCATCAGAAGATTCTAAACGGCTCTAGACTTCAACGCTCGCCCCATTAAGGGCATGGCTGAAGCCGTGCCCTTAATCCGGTCTCCCTTACAGCGCCCGAGCACACACCAGACGTCGCTCCAGATGTCGCTCCAGCATGGCCACGGCGAAGCGTCGCAGCTCCCCCACACGCGGCCAGCTCTCAGTAGCCAGCTCCTTCACCGTGCCGCGAAAGATCCTGCGCGCGTCGTCCACCGCCCCGGCCGAAAGCCCCACCGCTCCGTTGCGGCGGTCGTCCGCGCAGGTCACCCCGTCGCTCGTGGGCGAGTAAAAGACCGTGCCGCCGCGCAGGTCCAGCCCGCAGAGACTACAGTGGCCCAGCTCCGGCATCCAGCCCATCAGCCGGATCATCCACAGGCAGAAGTAGGTTACCGGCAACGCCACCGAGCCAACACGAATCTCCTCCAGAACCGCCAGAGCGAGCCGGAAGACGGCATCCTCGGCGGCCTGCTCGGGCAGAGCCTCCTCGATCACCTCGGCCACCAGTTGCAAGCCAGCCGTGCGGTAGTAGTCGATGGCTCCCGTCAGCGGCGAACTCAGAATCTCGAAGGAGTCCAGCCGCATCAGCTCCTGCTTCGGCTTTTCGACGTAGTGGGCGCGGACGTACGTCATAGGCTCGAGCGCCCCACCAAAGCGCCTGCGGCTGCGCATGGCATGGCGCGCCACGCCCTTCACCCGCCCCTGCTCGCGCGTAAACAGGCTCACCAGCAGGTCGGCCTCGTGGAAGGGCCAACTCCGCAGTACGATCGCCTCGCCGGTGTGCTGAATCATCGTATCCCGATCATCTTTTTTGTCCCAAAGCAAAGCGCGCGGCCGATGAGGGCCGCGCGCTGCTGAATCTCGAAGGACTAACGGCCGAAGTGCGCCGCGTTCTTCTCCTGGAAGGCAGCCCACTTCTCGGGCAGATCGTCAGCGGCATAGATTGCCGAAACCGGGCAAACCGGCACGCACGCGCCACAGTCGATGCACTCGACCGGATCGATGAACAACTGGTCCGCATCGCCGTGGGCACCCTCATCCTTCTTGGGGTGGATGCAGTCCACCGGGCAGGCATCCACGCAAGCCGTATCCTTGGTCCCGATGCAGGGTTCCGCAATCACATAAGCCATTTCCAAACTCTCCTTAAAATTCGCCGACTTAAGCCGTCAGAAAAATTCGCTGACTTTCTGTCGTTAGATCCTGATTCTACCAGCACAGGACGGCCTTACCGCAAATGGAACCCAGCCACGAAATACGACTATTTCGGGCCTATTTCGCGGCTTCGCGCCTCGCCTTGAACTCCGCGGCGCTCGGAATCGCGCTCATCGAGCGGCCCGCGAACATATCCGCGAACAACTCCTTCAGCTCCTCGTGGATCAGCCCGTTCGTCGCCAGGATCTCGCGGCTGTCCAGCGTGAACTTGCCTCCATCGAAGTGCGTGATCGTGCCCCCTGCCTCTTCCACCAGCAGGTATCCGGCCGAGGTGTCCCACGGGTTCAGCCCGAACTCCCAGTATCCGTCTAGCCGCCCACAGGCTACGTAGGCCAGGTCCAGTGCGGCCGATCCTGCCCGGCGCACACCGTGCGAGCGTAGCGTGATCTCCTGGTAGAAGTGGATATTCGGGCTCTCGTGCCGCTTCTTCGAGGGGAACCCGGTGGCCGTCAGCGCCTCTTGCAGCATCCTCGTCTTCGAGACGGCGATGCGGCGGCCGTTCAGCCACGCGCCCTTGCCCCGCTCGGCCTGGAACATCTCGTCCCGCAGAGGATCGTAGATGACCCCCGCGGCCATCTCGCCGTCCTCATCCGGCTTCGTACCGGCGGGCCGCTGCTCCAGCCCCAGCACCACGCAGAAGGCCGGGAAACCGTGGGCAAAGTTCGTCGTGCCGTCCAGCGGGTCCACGTACCAGCGAAACTCTCCGTCGAGCCGCTCGCGAGTGCCCTCTTCGCCGTAGATGCCGTGCCCCGGAAACGCCGCCGCCAGCCGCTCCATGATGAGCTTCTCGCTGGTACGGTCGGCCACCGTCACCAGATCGACATCGCCCTTATACTCGGTCTCGACGCCCTTCTCGTAGAACCCGCGCAACAGCGCCCCAGCCTCGCGCGCGATCTCCGCCGCCACCCCTGCGTACTCGAAGTTCTCCACTTGTCCCCCTGGTGCTTCTAAATCACTTCCCATTCGCATAGTATCCGGTTCGATATCGCAAGCCGTACTTGGCGGCCAGTCCGGGGTCCTTCATCCGGATCGAGATGCTGCGAAACGACGTGTCTCGGCCCCGCTGCGGCGCGTAGTAGCCCAGCACGTACTGCGTCCTCAGATCGTCGGAGACCTTGGCCAGCGCGGGCGCCAGATCCTTGGCATCGTTCACGTAGTAGTACTTGCCGCCGGTGTCCATGCCGAACTGCATCAGCGCGTGCTCGCCGCCCGTATTGCGGCCCGCGTCCGCCTCGATGGGCACGATAATCAGCGAGTAAACCAGCACCCCCGCCCGCTGCGCCTGCTCGAGCGCCTGCGTGTAGCGCACACCCTTCACGGTGTCGCCGCCGTCGGTGACCAGCACCAGCACCCGCCGCCGGTTGTTCGCCGCAGAGGTCTCGGCCAGCCGCTGCGAGGCCAGATACACCGCGTTATACAGGGCCGTGGCGTCACCGTGCTCGATCGACCCCAGCCCGGCCTCGATGCGGCTCTTGTCGTTGGTAAACGAGACCACCTCGCGCACTGTGTCCGAGAAAGTCATCACGTCCATCTCGTCCTGATCGCGCAGCAGAGCCTTGACGAACTTCTTCGCGGCCTCCTTCTCCAGATGCTCGTTGCGCAGGATGCTCTCGCTGCCGTCGAGCGCCAGCACCACAGAGAGCGGCGACGTGGACTCCCGCTCGAAGATTGCGATCTTCTGCGGCTTGCCGTCTTCGAAGATCTCGAAGTCGTCCTTGCCCAGTCCACCCACCGGAGCGCCCGTCGCGTCAGCCACGTTCAACGCCACGTTTACCAGCCGCGTCTCCACGTGCAGCGTCTGGAGCGGCAGGTCCTGGTTCGGCTGCTGGCTAGGCGCTCGCCGCTCAATCGGAGCCTGCCCCCAAGCGATCCCAGCCGCCAACATCATCCCCGCAATCGCGAAAACCCTCACTCCTCTACCCCAGCCACCAGCGCCTCGGGGAACGGCTCGCCATCCGCCCAAACAGCGCCATCCTCAAACGTCTCTTTCTTCCAGATTGGCACCTGCTTCTTCAGCGTATCGATCAGCCAGCGGCAGGCGTCAAACGCCACGCCCCGATGCGCCGACGCCACCACAATCAGCACGCTCGACTCACCAATCTTCAGCCGCCCTAGCCGATGCAGCATCGCCACATCGCGCACTCCGAACCGCTCCACCGCCTCCGTCGCAAGCTGTTGCATCTGCGCCAGCGCCATCTCGCGGTAAGCCTCGTAGTCCAGGTACAGCGTCTTCCGCCCGCGCGTGTTGTCGCGCACGATGCCGTCAAAGACGCACACCGCGCCATCGGCTCCGGCCTTGATCTCGTCCATTACCGCGGTCGTGGGCAGCACGGTATCCAGAATCTCAACGCGCATTGCACTCCAATCCCCCGCTCACCGGTGGCAGCAGAGCCACCTCGTCGCCGTCGCGCAACACCGTCGCCTGCCCGGCGTACTCGCGGTTGACGGCCACGGCCAGCGCGGTCCACAGCTTCGTCTCGTTAGACGACCGGCTGCGCAAAAGGCTCAGCAGGGCCGCTACATCGGCCCCCTCGGCCAGCTCGACCGTCTCCCCCGCGCCGCCGAAGAACTCCTTCAACACCCCGAAATAAAGCACCGCGATCCGCACCCACCTATCCTACCAACCCCGCCCCGGCGGCCTGTTCTGAATGACGATCACGATTCGCAGGAATCCGCACATGCCCCTGCTACAATTCGCGCAAATTGCCCCAGCCCGCGGAGGAAACGATGGCTAAGAAGACCACCAGCAAGGCCCGTTCGAGCAAGAAGACCCTCACCGTCAAGGCCTATCGCGGCGACAACAAGACGCTGCTCGCCTTCGATCTCGCCGACGCGGCCAACGCCACCAATCTGGCCGGATTCACCATCGCCTGCCAGCCGCCGGGCAAGCCCAGCTACTACCTCTTCAACGAGCTACAGTTCGAGACTCCCGGCGACCACGCCCAGGTCGCCACCGAGCCGCCCAACTCCAGCGTCAACGCTCCTATCCACAAGTTCCGCTGGGTCCACTTTCCCGGCTACAACCACCAGGGCACCCAGCCCGCGACGGGCCTGTACACCTACACCGTCACGCCGCGCTACTTCGACGAAAACCAGTCCATGCAGCCGATGGACCCCACGCTCAGCGTCAGCGTCAAGTCCGTGGTGGACTTCTTCCAGAAGGGCAGCCTCAGCCTCGGCTTCACCCGCGGCTACATGCAGTCCGAGGCCTTCGTCCACCACTTCGGCCTCAAGGCCACCATCAAGCCCAAGGACGGCCCATTGCTCTTCAAGACCAACCAGGTGGCTGGGACCGACGCCGAGGGCAACACCCATACCTTCGCCGAGGAGTACGCCTGGATGGGCTCGTCCGCACAGGTCAAGATCTTCGACCTGCTCAACGAAGTGCTCGCCGACAAGACCCTGCAGCTGGATATGTTTGCTTACGACCTCGACGAGCCGGACCTGATGACGATCCTGCTCGCACTGGCCAAACAGGCTCGCATCCGCATCATCCTCGACGATGCCTCGCTGCACACCAACAAGGCAGGCACCACGCCCGAGGACCAGTTCACCGCGCTCTTCACGAAGGCTCTGCCGAAGTCTGCCGACCCCGCGCAGGCAGGCATCGTGCGCGGCAAGTTCAGCCGCTACTCGCACGATAAGGTCCTGATCGTCTCGAAGAATGGCACGCCAATCAAGGTGCTCACCGGCTCCACCAACTTCTCGGTCACCGGCCTCTACGTCAACGCCAACCACGTACTGCTCTACGACGACGCCACCGTCGCCGCCAAGTACGAAGAGGTCTTTGCGCTGAGCTGGACGAGCAAGACCTCCACCAAGCAGTTCGAGGCCTCGCCGCTCTCCTCGGCTACGCCCTTCGTCTTCAAGTCCAAAACTGTGCCCGAGACCCACATCACCTTCTCGCCCCACAGCACGTCCGATGAGGAGACGGTTCTAAACAACCTCACCGCCCGGATCGAGCAGGAGGCAGCAAAGAAGTCCGGCGGCAGCGTGCTCTTCGCGGTGATGCAGCTTGTCGGCGGCGGGCCGGTCTACACGACGCTCAACAACATCCACACGCAGCAGAACATCTTCAGCTACGGCATCTCGGACGACGCCTCCGGCACCACGCTGTACGCACCCGACAGCACGACGGGCGTGCTCGTCACCGGCAAGCCCGGCAAGACGGAGCTGCCTCCGCCCTTCGACCAGGTGCCCATTCCGCCGGGGCACGAGATCCACGACAAGTTCGTCGTCTGCGGCTTCAACGGCGATGCCCCGGTCATCTACTGCGGCTCGTCGAACCTGGCCGCCGGAGGAGAGCAGGAAAACGGCGACAACCTGCTGGCCGTCTACGACGCCGACGTCGCCACAGCCTTTGCCATCGAGGCGCTGGCGCTGGTGGACCACTACAGCTTTCTCGATCGCTATGCGACTCCCAAGACGTCCAAGAAAAAGTCGGCTACAACGGCCCTCGTGCAGAAGCAGCCGCGATCCAAACAGCAAGCGGCGGTGCAGGCAAAGATGTTTCTCTCGACGGACGACGGATGGACGAAGTCGTACTACGACCCCAACGACCTGCACTGCATGGAGCGAGAACTTTTCGCGTAGCACTTCGTGCGGTTCTCGGGGCGGTACGGAGAAGTTAGCTTTTAAGAGCCTTCCGCTGCTCGGCAGCGAGTTTTTCTTTCCGACCAGCGGGAGGACCACGCGAAGCAGTAAAAAGGCGTGCAAACGCCCGCCCTCCGCGTAGGAGGCTCGTCCGGCAGGACAATGCTTTTGTCTTGCGATATAACTGGACCCATCCGCGATGACGACAAAGCGTGTTCTGAAGAAGAACCAGAAACCGGCTCCAGCACAGACCTTCCCTCTTCCGCTCGCCTCATGGCGCACGCTTCTGGCTGCGCTGGCGCTCTGCGTGCTGGTCGTTGTCGCATACGGCAACAGCATCGGCAACGGCTTCGTCTGGGACGATCACGAGCAGATCGTGATGAACCCGTACATGAAGCCGGACGCGCCGCTGGCCCCTCTCTTCACACAGGACGTCCGTTTCACCCGGCAGGATCAGTCCGGCCACACGCAGGTCTATCGCCCGCTGCAACTGCTCACGTACCGCATCGTGAACGACTGGTCCGGCGGCTCACCCGCAGCCTTCCACGGATGCAGCATTCTCTTCGCGGTCGCCGGGGCGCTGGCGGCCTTCGCCGTCTTCCAACTGCTAACGCACAGGCTAGGCGTAGCCTGTGCAGCCGCCGCGCTCTTCGCCGTACACCCCGTCCATACCGAGGCAGTCGACTGGATCGCCGCGCTCCCCGACCTCGGATTCGGACTCTTCATCCTGCTAGCCTTCGCGCTCTTTCTGCGTGCCCGAACG
This is a stretch of genomic DNA from Granulicella sp. WH15. It encodes these proteins:
- a CDS encoding inositol monophosphatase family protein produces the protein MGSDLEAPGGQVENFEYAGVAAEIAREAGALLRGFYEKGVETEYKGDVDLVTVADRTSEKLIMERLAAAFPGHGIYGEEGTRERLDGEFRWYVDPLDGTTNFAHGFPAFCVVLGLEQRPAGTKPDEDGEMAAGVIYDPLRDEMFQAERGKGAWLNGRRIAVSKTRMLQEALTATGFPSKKRHESPNIHFYQEITLRSHGVRRAGSAALDLAYVACGRLDGYWEFGLNPWDTSAGYLLVEEAGGTITHFDGGKFTLDSREILATNGLIHEELKELFADMFAGRSMSAIPSAAEFKARREAAK
- a CDS encoding MoaD/ThiS family protein; translated protein: MLYFGVLKEFFGGAGETVELAEGADVAALLSLLRSRSSNETKLWTALAVAVNREYAGQATVLRDGDEVALLPPVSGGLECNAR
- a CDS encoding molybdenum cofactor biosynthesis protein MoaE — translated: MRVEILDTVLPTTAVMDEIKAGADGAVCVFDGIVRDNTRGRKTLYLDYEAYREMALAQMQQLATEAVERFGVRDVAMLHRLGRLKIGESSVLIVVASAHRGVAFDACRWLIDTLKKQVPIWKKETFEDGAVWADGEPFPEALVAGVEE
- a CDS encoding phospholipase D-like domain-containing protein, coding for MAKKTTSKARSSKKTLTVKAYRGDNKTLLAFDLADAANATNLAGFTIACQPPGKPSYYLFNELQFETPGDHAQVATEPPNSSVNAPIHKFRWVHFPGYNHQGTQPATGLYTYTVTPRYFDENQSMQPMDPTLSVSVKSVVDFFQKGSLSLGFTRGYMQSEAFVHHFGLKATIKPKDGPLLFKTNQVAGTDAEGNTHTFAEEYAWMGSSAQVKIFDLLNEVLADKTLQLDMFAYDLDEPDLMTILLALAKQARIRIILDDASLHTNKAGTTPEDQFTALFTKALPKSADPAQAGIVRGKFSRYSHDKVLIVSKNGTPIKVLTGSTNFSVTGLYVNANHVLLYDDATVAAKYEEVFALSWTSKTSTKQFEASPLSSATPFVFKSKTVPETHITFSPHSTSDEETVLNNLTARIEQEAAKKSGGSVLFAVMQLVGGGPVYTTLNNIHTQQNIFSYGISDDASGTTLYAPDSTTGVLVTGKPGKTELPPPFDQVPIPPGHEIHDKFVVCGFNGDAPVIYCGSSNLAAGGEQENGDNLLAVYDADVATAFAIEALALVDHYSFLDRYATPKTSKKKSATTALVQKQPRSKQQAAVQAKMFLSTDDGWTKSYYDPNDLHCMERELFA
- a CDS encoding ferredoxin family protein, which translates into the protein MAYVIAEPCIGTKDTACVDACPVDCIHPKKDEGAHGDADQLFIDPVECIDCGACVPVCPVSAIYAADDLPEKWAAFQEKNAAHFGR
- a CDS encoding VWA domain-containing protein, which translates into the protein MRVFAIAGMMLAAGIAWGQAPIERRAPSQQPNQDLPLQTLHVETRLVNVALNVADATGAPVGGLGKDDFEIFEDGKPQKIAIFERESTSPLSVVLALDGSESILRNEHLEKEAAKKFVKALLRDQDEMDVMTFSDTVREVVSFTNDKSRIEAGLGSIEHGDATALYNAVYLASQRLAETSAANNRRRVLVLVTDGGDTVKGVRYTQALEQAQRAGVLVYSLIIVPIEADAGRNTGGEHALMQFGMDTGGKYYYVNDAKDLAPALAKVSDDLRTQYVLGYYAPQRGRDTSFRSISIRMKDPGLAAKYGLRYRTGYYANGK
- a CDS encoding glycine--tRNA ligase subunit alpha; the protein is MVSKAGKKALTFQELLFTLQRFWAERGCVLQQPYDVEVGAGTMSPDTFLRVLGPKPVRIAYAQPSRRPADGRYGENPNRLFRHTQFQVILKPPPVRIQEMYLESLEAIGIDLKEHDIKFEEDNWEWPVGGAWGVGWQVMLDGLEITQFTYFQQCGGMDLDPISGEITYGLERIAGFLQDVDSIYDIVWAVEPDTGREVTYGEMRLAEEEQFSAFGFDYADVSSLWKHFELYEAECLGLLERAKGFEEMDALTLKRFPTLGAYELALKCSQLFNLLDARGAISVTERVGVMARIRALIVGVAKVYAAQGALVSPAPMELVG
- the recO gene encoding DNA repair protein RecO; amino-acid sequence: MIQHTGEAIVLRSWPFHEADLLVSLFTREQGRVKGVARHAMRSRRRFGGALEPMTYVRAHYVEKPKQELMRLDSFEILSSPLTGAIDYYRTAGLQLVAEVIEEALPEQAAEDAVFRLALAVLEEIRVGSVALPVTYFCLWMIRLMGWMPELGHCSLCGLDLRGGTVFYSPTSDGVTCADDRRNGAVGLSAGAVDDARRIFRGTVKELATESWPRVGELRRFAVAMLERHLERRLVCARAL